A stretch of bacterium DNA encodes these proteins:
- a CDS encoding ATP-binding cassette domain-containing protein encodes MAEPAVAADDVWRSYGRARVLRGTTLDVPPGGGLAILGPNGAGKSTLLRVLAASLRPSRGRVRIHGHDPWAEPAARGAVGFVGHEPMLYGGLSALENLRLFAALYGVRDV; translated from the coding sequence GTGGCCGAGCCCGCGGTTGCCGCGGACGACGTCTGGAGATCGTACGGGCGCGCGCGCGTGCTTCGGGGGACGACGCTCGACGTTCCGCCGGGCGGCGGGCTCGCGATCCTCGGGCCGAACGGCGCCGGGAAATCCACATTGCTGCGCGTGCTGGCTGCGTCCCTGCGGCCTTCCCGCGGGCGCGTCCGGATTCACGGACACGATCCCTGGGCCGAGCCGGCGGCGCGGGGCGCCGTCGGATTCGTCGGGCACGAACCCATGCTGTACGGCGGCCTCAGCGCGCTAGAGAATCTCCGGTTGTTCGCGGCGTTGTACGGGGTGCGGGACGTGC
- the bshB1 gene encoding bacillithiol biosynthesis deacetylase BshB1 has translation MAEFLVIGAHPDDAEIGMGGTIAALGQQGHHVTLLDLTNGEPTPMGTPERRREEGEAAARALGVARRITLPLPNRYLADTVENRMAVAEVIREVRPEILFIPYWVDAHPDHVAAEHLAEAARFYGKLTKTEMRGEPFYVPRILHFFCTHYRLHVDPAFVLDITDQIDRKLGAIACYRTQFNEDRGNLGVLDAIRTVNHYWGSRIRRPYGEAFASKEAIGLRGLGDLL, from the coding sequence ATGGCGGAGTTTCTCGTGATCGGCGCTCATCCCGATGACGCCGAGATCGGGATGGGCGGCACGATAGCGGCGCTCGGACAGCAGGGGCACCACGTCACGCTCTTGGACTTGACGAACGGCGAACCGACGCCGATGGGCACGCCCGAACGGCGCCGCGAGGAAGGCGAGGCGGCCGCGCGCGCGCTCGGCGTCGCCCGCCGGATCACGCTTCCGCTGCCAAACCGTTACCTCGCCGACACCGTCGAGAACCGAATGGCCGTGGCCGAGGTGATCCGCGAGGTGCGTCCGGAGATCCTCTTCATCCCGTATTGGGTGGACGCGCACCCGGACCACGTCGCCGCTGAACACCTCGCCGAGGCGGCGCGGTTCTACGGGAAGTTGACGAAGACGGAGATGCGGGGCGAGCCGTTCTACGTGCCGCGGATCCTGCATTTCTTCTGTACGCACTACCGGCTCCACGTGGATCCCGCCTTCGTCCTCGACATCACCGACCAGATCGATCGTAAACTCGGCGCCATCGCGTGTTACCGAACGCAGTTCAACGAAGACCGCGGCAATCTTGGCGTCCTCGACGCCATCCGCACCGTGAACCACTATTGGGGCAGCCGCATTCGCCGACCCTACGGGGAGGCGTTCGCCAGCAAAGAGGCGATTGGGCTGCGCGGGCTGGGGGACCTGTTGTGA
- a CDS encoding glycosyltransferase family 2 protein encodes MRSVIIMPLYNEEETLAQVLDEVRRHTDARILVVDDGSTDGSPAILAGHRGIEVLTHAQNEGYGQSLIDGFRYAMDRGFDAAVTIDCDLQHEPHMIPGFLEQVARFDIVSGSRYHPDTPGRRDDAPPDRRQLNEEITRIINELTGYQLTDAWCGFKAYRVPGLARMRLDERSYGLPLQVWLQAARFGLTVTEIPVPRIYKNPNRRFWGGLDDPAARRTYYLSTIDREVSRWRSFS; translated from the coding sequence ATGCGGTCGGTGATCATCATGCCGCTCTACAACGAAGAGGAGACCCTCGCCCAGGTGCTGGACGAGGTGCGGCGTCACACCGACGCGCGGATCCTCGTCGTGGACGACGGCTCTACGGACGGTTCCCCGGCGATCCTGGCGGGGCACCGGGGGATCGAGGTGCTCACGCACGCGCAGAACGAGGGGTACGGGCAGTCCCTCATCGACGGCTTCAGGTACGCCATGGATCGCGGGTTCGACGCGGCAGTGACCATCGACTGCGATCTGCAGCACGAGCCACACATGATCCCGGGGTTTCTCGAGCAGGTCGCGCGGTTTGACATCGTGTCGGGCAGCCGGTACCATCCTGACACACCGGGTCGCCGCGACGACGCGCCGCCGGATCGCCGTCAGCTCAACGAAGAGATCACCCGGATCATCAACGAGTTGACGGGCTACCAATTGACGGACGCGTGGTGCGGCTTTAAGGCGTATCGGGTGCCGGGGCTCGCGCGCATGCGGCTCGACGAACGGAGCTACGGGTTGCCGCTGCAGGTGTGGCTCCAGGCGGCGCGGTTCGGGCTGACCGTGACCGAGATTCCGGTGCCCCGCATCTACAAGAATCCCAATCGCCGGTTCTGGGGCGGGCTCGACGATCCCGCCGCCCGGCGGACGTACTACCTGTCGACCATCGATCGTGAGGTGAGCCGATGGCGGAGTTTCTCGTGA
- the hemL gene encoding glutamate-1-semialdehyde 2,1-aminomutase, which translates to MSGAARTPDGTRSGVPDRAPATRSETLYAEACRLMPGGVNSPVRAYRAVGGVPPFLVRGAGARVWDTDGREYVDYVASWGPLIAGHAHPAVVRGVVETTAFGSSFGAPTPLELAMARAVTEAIPSIEMVRMVSSGTEATMSALRVARAATGRRYVVKFDGCYHGHADALLVKAGSGMMTLAHASSASGGSADGSVPASAGVPEELAALTLVLPFNDAEAARAAFQRHGAEIAGVIVEPVAGNMGVVPPAPGFLESLRDLCRSTGAVLIFDEVITGFRVARGGAQARYHLRADLTCLGKVIGGGFPVGAYGGRRDVMQVVAPLGPAYQAGTLSGNPVAMRAGLETLQLLDDAAYRRLDGLGAALADGLSAAARRAGVPLVVNRVGSMLTPFCADAPVTDAASAQRADTARYARLFHGLLARGIMVPPSQFEAWFVSLAHTVDDVRRTADAAAAAFAA; encoded by the coding sequence ATGAGCGGGGCGGCCCGGACGCCGGACGGGACCAGAAGCGGCGTGCCGGACCGCGCCCCTGCGACGCGCTCCGAGACGCTCTACGCCGAGGCCTGCCGGTTGATGCCGGGCGGCGTGAACAGTCCGGTGCGCGCCTACCGCGCGGTGGGCGGCGTGCCGCCGTTCCTCGTGCGGGGCGCCGGCGCGCGCGTGTGGGATACGGACGGTCGCGAGTATGTGGACTACGTGGCGTCCTGGGGTCCGTTGATCGCCGGCCACGCGCATCCCGCGGTGGTGCGCGGTGTCGTCGAGACGACGGCGTTCGGAAGCAGCTTCGGCGCACCGACTCCGCTTGAGCTGGCGATGGCGCGCGCCGTCACCGAGGCGATCCCGTCGATCGAGATGGTGCGCATGGTCAGTTCCGGCACCGAGGCGACGATGAGCGCGCTCCGCGTGGCGCGCGCCGCGACGGGCCGCCGCTATGTGGTGAAGTTTGACGGATGCTACCACGGGCACGCGGACGCGCTGCTGGTGAAGGCGGGCTCCGGGATGATGACGCTTGCGCACGCATCGTCGGCGTCCGGGGGCTCGGCCGACGGGAGCGTGCCGGCGAGCGCGGGCGTGCCCGAGGAGCTGGCCGCGCTCACCCTGGTGCTGCCGTTCAACGACGCAGAAGCGGCGCGCGCGGCGTTCCAGCGTCACGGCGCCGAGATCGCCGGGGTGATCGTCGAGCCAGTCGCGGGGAACATGGGCGTCGTGCCGCCGGCCCCGGGTTTCCTCGAATCGCTTCGCGATCTGTGCCGGTCGACGGGCGCGGTCTTGATCTTTGACGAGGTGATCACCGGATTCCGGGTCGCCCGCGGCGGAGCGCAGGCGCGCTATCATCTGCGCGCCGACCTCACCTGCCTCGGCAAAGTGATCGGCGGCGGCTTTCCGGTCGGCGCGTACGGGGGTCGGCGGGACGTTATGCAGGTGGTGGCGCCGCTCGGGCCCGCGTATCAAGCGGGCACGCTGTCCGGCAACCCGGTGGCCATGCGCGCCGGGCTCGAGACGCTCCAACTCCTCGACGACGCGGCGTATCGGCGCCTCGACGGACTCGGCGCGGCCCTGGCCGACGGGCTCTCCGCCGCCGCTCGCCGTGCCGGCGTCCCGCTCGTCGTGAACCGGGTCGGCTCGATGCTCACGCCGTTCTGCGCCGACGCCCCGGTCACCGACGCCGCCTCCGCGCAGCGCGCCGACACCGCACGGTACGCCCGGTTGTTTCACGGGCTCCTCGCCCGCGGCATCATGGTGCCACCCTCGCAGTTCGAGGCATGGTTCGTGTCGCTCGCCCACACGGTCGACGACGTGCGCCGCACCGCAGACGCTGCCGCGGCGGCGTTCGCGGCGTAG
- the hemB gene encoding porphobilinogen synthase: MTFPLHRMRRLRRTAILRDMVRETVLGPTDLIAPLFVKEGLSRPAALEAMPGQWQHTLSSLVEECGRLSEIGIPAVMLFGIPAHKDETGSGAWDPDGVVQQACRRVRAEVGDRLVLVGDVCLCEYTAHGHCGVLRGETVDNDATVDAYTRIALSYADAGADVVAPSGMMDGQVGAIRRALDGRGHHDVVVLAYAAKYASAFFEPFRHAAESAPRFGDRRGYQLDPANVEEAVREARLDIEEGADLVMVKPALPYLDVLARVKAEFGLPTAAYHVSGEYAMLKAAAARGWLDEERAMLEVLTAIRRAGADLILTYYAGAAAERLRRG; this comes from the coding sequence ATGACGTTTCCGCTCCACCGCATGCGCCGGCTTCGCCGGACCGCGATCCTGCGCGACATGGTGCGCGAGACCGTCCTCGGCCCGACCGATTTGATCGCGCCCCTCTTTGTCAAGGAGGGGCTGTCGCGCCCCGCGGCACTGGAGGCGATGCCGGGACAGTGGCAGCATACGTTGTCGAGTCTTGTGGAAGAGTGCGGGCGGCTGTCCGAGATCGGCATCCCGGCCGTGATGCTCTTCGGCATCCCCGCGCACAAGGACGAGACCGGCTCGGGCGCGTGGGACCCCGACGGCGTGGTGCAGCAGGCATGTCGTCGGGTGCGCGCGGAGGTCGGGGACCGGCTCGTGCTGGTGGGTGACGTGTGCCTGTGCGAGTACACCGCCCACGGACACTGCGGCGTGCTGCGGGGCGAGACGGTCGACAACGACGCCACGGTGGACGCCTACACGCGGATCGCGCTATCCTACGCGGACGCCGGCGCCGATGTCGTCGCGCCGTCGGGCATGATGGACGGGCAGGTCGGCGCGATTCGCCGCGCGCTCGACGGCCGGGGCCATCACGACGTGGTCGTGCTCGCGTATGCGGCGAAGTACGCGTCCGCGTTCTTCGAGCCGTTTCGCCATGCGGCGGAGTCGGCGCCGCGGTTCGGGGACCGCCGAGGATACCAGCTGGATCCCGCGAACGTGGAAGAGGCGGTACGGGAAGCGCGGCTCGACATCGAGGAGGGTGCGGATCTCGTGATGGTCAAGCCGGCGCTGCCGTACTTGGACGTGCTGGCACGCGTCAAGGCCGAGTTCGGCCTGCCGACCGCCGCGTACCACGTGAGCGGTGAGTACGCGATGCTCAAGGCCGCCGCCGCACGCGGGTGGCTCGACGAGGAGCGCGCGATGCTGGAGGTGCTCACGGCGATTCGGCGCGCGGGGGCGGATCTCATCCTGACCTACTACGCGGGGGCTGCCGCGGAGCGGCTGCGCCGGGGATGA
- a CDS encoding uroporphyrinogen-III synthase produces MIEASRPLAGRRIVVTRARAQAGTLRAMLEAEGAEVVEFPTIRIVPPDDFAPLDGAIARLAEYGWIVFTSRNGVAALCDRMRALGRDPGALRGARLASIGPGTADALQSAGLAVDLAPAEFRAEALVEALTGVDLRGVRVLLPRAAVARDALPDGLRARGALVDVVPAYRTEVEREHALEVRRRLVAERVDAVTFTSSSTVRNFVELLGADAGRVLDATLVACIGPVTAASARSCGFRIGLVADHYTMMGLVAALRATLGGVSRGGGNGPARSAPAD; encoded by the coding sequence GTGATCGAGGCGTCCCGCCCGCTCGCCGGGCGACGCATCGTTGTCACCCGGGCGCGTGCGCAGGCCGGGACGCTTCGCGCGATGCTCGAGGCTGAGGGGGCGGAAGTAGTGGAGTTCCCGACGATCCGGATCGTTCCGCCAGACGACTTCGCGCCGCTGGACGGGGCGATCGCACGATTGGCGGAGTACGGCTGGATCGTGTTCACGAGCCGGAACGGCGTCGCGGCATTGTGCGATCGGATGCGCGCGCTCGGGCGCGACCCGGGCGCGCTCCGCGGCGCGCGGCTGGCATCCATCGGACCCGGGACGGCGGACGCGTTGCAGTCCGCGGGGCTGGCCGTCGATCTGGCGCCGGCGGAATTCCGCGCCGAGGCGCTGGTGGAGGCGTTGACCGGGGTGGACCTTCGCGGCGTCCGGGTGCTGCTGCCGCGTGCGGCGGTCGCGCGCGACGCGCTGCCCGACGGGCTGCGCGCCCGCGGCGCGCTCGTGGATGTCGTGCCGGCATATCGCACCGAGGTCGAGCGCGAACACGCGCTCGAAGTGCGCCGGCGGCTCGTCGCGGAGCGGGTGGATGCGGTGACGTTCACGAGCTCCTCGACTGTGCGGAACTTCGTCGAGTTGTTGGGAGCGGACGCCGGTCGCGTCTTGGACGCGACATTGGTCGCGTGCATCGGCCCGGTGACCGCGGCGAGCGCGCGGTCGTGCGGGTTCCGGATCGGGCTCGTCGCCGACCACTACACGATGATGGGGCTCGTCGCCGCCCTGCGGGCCACGCTCGGCGGTGTCTCCCGCGGCGGCGGCAACGGGCCGGCGCGGTCCGCCCCGGCCGACTAG
- the hemC gene encoding hydroxymethylbilane synthase: protein MIARRLRVGTRGSRLSLRQTQLVVDALTQVHPAVTVETVIVKTAGDRAPDVPLERFDGVGFFAKELEAALAEGRCDLAVHSAKDLPTELHPALVLGAVLRRTEPRDVLISRSGAGLADLPAGARIATSSPRRTAQILAYRPDLVLVPIRGNVDTRLTKMARGECDAICLAGAGLVRLGWQDRITEWLPPEVMLPAPAQGALAVETRRDDGALRGLLAVLDDADTHEAITAERAFLARLETGCRAPAGALARVRDGRIALEGLIAREDGSAVRRHIASGPVGAAQWLGTAVADQLLAGAAGVLNARADGESAVLSGPGRVP, encoded by the coding sequence ATGATCGCTCGGCGGCTGCGCGTCGGCACACGCGGGAGCCGGTTGAGCCTGCGACAGACCCAGCTCGTCGTCGATGCGCTCACGCAGGTGCACCCGGCGGTCACCGTGGAGACGGTGATCGTCAAGACGGCCGGCGATCGCGCGCCGGACGTGCCGCTGGAACGGTTCGACGGTGTCGGCTTCTTCGCAAAGGAGCTCGAGGCGGCGCTGGCCGAGGGGCGGTGCGATCTCGCGGTGCACAGTGCGAAAGATCTTCCGACGGAGCTCCACCCGGCGCTGGTGCTCGGTGCGGTGCTGCGCCGGACCGAGCCACGTGACGTGCTGATCTCCAGAAGCGGCGCCGGCCTGGCCGACCTCCCCGCGGGTGCGCGGATTGCGACGAGCAGTCCCCGGCGTACGGCGCAGATCCTGGCGTACCGCCCGGATCTCGTGCTGGTGCCGATCCGGGGAAACGTCGACACCCGGCTGACCAAGATGGCGCGGGGCGAGTGCGATGCGATCTGCCTCGCGGGTGCGGGACTGGTCCGGCTGGGCTGGCAGGATCGCATCACCGAGTGGCTGCCGCCAGAGGTGATGCTGCCCGCGCCGGCGCAGGGCGCGCTCGCCGTGGAAACCCGGCGGGACGATGGGGCGCTCCGCGGACTGCTCGCCGTCCTCGACGATGCGGACACTCACGAGGCGATCACGGCGGAGCGGGCCTTCTTGGCGCGACTCGAAACCGGCTGCCGCGCGCCTGCGGGAGCGCTCGCCCGGGTGCGAGACGGGCGCATCGCGCTGGAGGGGCTCATCGCGCGCGAGGACGGGAGCGCGGTCCGGCGACACATCGCCAGCGGTCCGGTGGGCGCCGCCCAATGGCTGGGGACGGCGGTCGCGGACCAGTTGCTGGCCGGCGCGGCGGGCGTGCTGAACGCGCGCGCAGACGGGGAATCGGCCGTGCTCTCCGGTCCGGGGCGCGTGCCGTGA